A DNA window from Bradyrhizobium sp. CCBAU 53421 contains the following coding sequences:
- a CDS encoding alpha-hydroxy acid oxidase, which translates to MPRRLRRYLTLDDFEPQARRRLPKFLYGYISGGAETDAARSDNRRAFDEYGFVPRVLKDVSGRDQTTTLFGKTYASPFGIPPMGSSALCAYRGDIVLARAAAAANVPMILSASSLITLEDVRAANQQAWYQAYLAGLPERIEPLVDRVAAAGYDTFVVTADVPVPPNRENNIRNGFQVPLEITPRVFWDTITHPDWLLNTWLRTVFNHGMPHFENMDAKQGPPVLSKNLMRNIGSRDQLAWKHVELIRKRWRGKLVVKGLISPEDARLAREHGCDGVMVSNHGGRQLDYTVSALRTLPEIAAQKGSMTVMMDGGVRRGTDVIKALGLGADFVWIGRPFLYAAVVAGEAGVARAISLLHAEIDRDLALLGIRSLKEITPDLVRKF; encoded by the coding sequence GTGCCCCGCCGTCTGCGGCGCTATCTCACGCTCGACGATTTCGAACCGCAGGCGCGGCGGCGGCTGCCGAAATTCCTCTACGGCTACATCTCCGGCGGTGCCGAGACCGACGCGGCACGGTCAGACAATCGCCGGGCGTTCGACGAGTACGGCTTCGTGCCGCGGGTGCTGAAGGACGTCTCCGGCCGCGACCAGACCACGACGCTGTTCGGCAAGACCTATGCCTCGCCGTTCGGGATTCCGCCGATGGGCTCGTCCGCGCTGTGCGCCTATCGCGGCGACATCGTGCTGGCGCGCGCCGCGGCCGCGGCCAATGTCCCGATGATCCTCTCGGCCTCCTCGCTGATCACCCTTGAGGACGTTCGCGCCGCCAATCAGCAGGCCTGGTACCAGGCCTATCTCGCCGGGCTCCCCGAGCGCATCGAGCCGCTGGTCGATCGCGTCGCGGCAGCCGGCTACGACACCTTCGTCGTCACCGCCGACGTGCCGGTGCCGCCCAACCGCGAGAACAACATCCGCAACGGCTTCCAGGTGCCGCTCGAGATCACGCCGCGCGTGTTCTGGGACACCATCACCCATCCGGACTGGCTGCTGAACACGTGGCTACGCACCGTGTTCAACCACGGCATGCCGCATTTCGAGAACATGGACGCCAAGCAGGGCCCGCCGGTGCTGTCCAAAAATCTGATGCGCAACATCGGCAGCCGCGACCAGCTGGCCTGGAAGCACGTCGAGCTGATCCGCAAGCGCTGGCGCGGCAAGCTCGTGGTCAAGGGGCTGATCTCGCCGGAGGATGCGCGGCTGGCGCGCGAGCACGGCTGCGACGGCGTGATGGTCTCCAACCATGGCGGGCGCCAGCTCGACTACACGGTCTCCGCCCTGCGCACGCTGCCGGAGATCGCGGCGCAGAAGGGCAGCATGACGGTGATGATGGACGGCGGCGTCCGCCGCGGCACCGACGTGATCAAGGCGCTGGGGCTCGGTGCCGACTTCGTCTGGATCGGCCGTCCGTTCCTCTATGCCGCCGTGGTCGCTGGCGAAGCCGGCGTCGCGCGTGCGATCTCGCTGCTGCACGCCGAGATCGACCGCGACCTCGCGCTGCTCGGCATCCGCAGCCTGAAAGAGATCACGCCGGACCTGGTTCGGAAGTTCTGA
- a CDS encoding DMT family transporter, with protein sequence MTALPTPATTPRRSPLHWLNNQPYLLLSLTSLFWAANIVLARHVGSHVPPVTLTTIRWFGVFLILLPFAWPHLKEDWPKLRKALPLMLLLSAVGFAFNNAISYWAMQYTEALNALLIQSAGPLFVALWSLILFGVRLTPAQLAGIAISLAGVLTIILRGDFSALASIRFNRGDIMFGASLVSFGLYSALIPRRPKIHQLSLISFTTCCGALMLLPVAVWEFLNGVTLKLDLLTFATLGYTLIFPSTLAYLFFNRGVALIGPNRAAPFFHLVPVFGSAMAILLLGETLAPFHLIGYALVLAGVIIASRQGSAKPAS encoded by the coding sequence ATGACCGCCTTGCCCACACCTGCCACAACCCCGCGCCGCTCCCCGCTGCACTGGCTCAACAACCAGCCTTATCTGCTGCTCAGCCTGACGTCGCTGTTCTGGGCCGCCAATATCGTGCTGGCGCGGCATGTCGGCAGCCATGTGCCGCCGGTCACGTTGACCACGATCCGCTGGTTCGGCGTGTTCCTGATCCTGTTGCCGTTCGCCTGGCCGCATCTGAAGGAGGACTGGCCGAAGCTGCGCAAAGCGCTGCCGCTGATGCTGCTGTTGTCTGCGGTCGGCTTCGCGTTCAACAATGCGATCTCCTACTGGGCGATGCAATATACCGAGGCGCTCAACGCGCTCTTGATCCAGTCGGCCGGTCCGCTGTTCGTGGCGCTGTGGTCGCTGATCCTGTTCGGCGTGCGGCTGACGCCGGCGCAGCTTGCCGGCATCGCGATCTCGCTGGCGGGCGTGCTGACCATCATCCTGCGCGGCGACTTCTCGGCACTTGCCAGCATCCGCTTCAACCGCGGTGACATCATGTTCGGCGCCTCGCTGGTGTCGTTCGGGCTGTATTCGGCGCTGATCCCGCGGCGGCCGAAGATCCATCAGCTCTCGCTGATCTCGTTCACCACCTGCTGTGGTGCGCTGATGCTGCTGCCGGTGGCAGTCTGGGAATTCCTGAACGGCGTGACGCTGAAGCTCGACCTTCTGACCTTTGCCACGCTGGGCTACACGCTGATCTTCCCGTCCACGCTCGCCTATCTGTTCTTCAACCGCGGCGTCGCATTGATCGGCCCGAACCGCGCGGCGCCGTTCTTCCATCTGGTGCCGGTGTTCGGCTCGGCAATGGCGATCCTGCTGCTCGGCGAGACGCTGGCGCCGTTCCATCTGATCGGCTACGCGCTGGTGCTTGCCGGCGTCATCATCGCCTCGCGGCAGGGATCGGCAAAACCCGCGAGCTGA
- a CDS encoding DMT family transporter, giving the protein MSATDSTTTPASGSWIANQPYLLLCITAMCWAGNAIVGRLAAGHIPPVTLSFLRWFVAFLIILPFAWKHLASDWPAIRKNLGIMMLLSMTGISAFNTLQYWALEHTQALNTLLLQSSVPLMVALWSLILLGARLTLAQLCGVLLSLAGVLVILLHGDLTTLSKIEFNKGDLIFIAALVIFALYSVLTLKRPKIHGLSVAAFTFGCGALFLVPFLIRELGTRPVMQLTTGNLLSLFYVAVFPSTVAYLCFNRGVQLIGANRAAPFFHMVPVFGTIMSIVFIGEHPQAFHFIGFALVLAGVFAASRRQSAA; this is encoded by the coding sequence ATGTCAGCCACCGATTCCACCACAACGCCGGCGTCCGGCTCCTGGATCGCCAATCAGCCATATCTGCTGCTTTGCATCACCGCGATGTGCTGGGCCGGCAATGCGATCGTCGGCCGGCTCGCGGCCGGCCATATCCCGCCGGTGACGCTGTCGTTCCTGCGCTGGTTCGTGGCGTTCCTGATCATCCTGCCGTTTGCCTGGAAGCACCTCGCCAGCGACTGGCCCGCGATCCGCAAGAATCTCGGCATCATGATGCTGCTGTCGATGACCGGCATCAGCGCCTTCAACACGCTGCAATACTGGGCGCTCGAGCACACCCAGGCGCTCAACACGCTGCTACTGCAATCCTCCGTGCCGCTGATGGTCGCGCTGTGGTCGCTGATCCTGCTCGGCGCTCGGCTGACGCTGGCGCAGCTCTGCGGCGTCTTGCTGTCGCTCGCCGGCGTGCTGGTGATCCTGCTGCACGGCGATCTCACGACGCTGTCCAAGATCGAGTTCAACAAGGGCGACCTGATCTTCATCGCCGCGCTGGTGATCTTCGCGCTGTACTCGGTGCTGACCCTGAAGCGGCCCAAAATCCATGGGCTGTCGGTCGCGGCCTTCACCTTCGGCTGCGGCGCGCTGTTCCTGGTCCCGTTCCTGATCCGGGAACTCGGCACGCGTCCGGTGATGCAGCTCACGACCGGCAATCTGCTGTCGCTGTTCTATGTCGCGGTATTTCCCTCGACGGTGGCCTATCTGTGCTTCAACCGCGGGGTGCAGCTGATCGGCGCCAACCGCGCCGCGCCGTTCTTCCACATGGTTCCGGTGTTCGGCACCATCATGTCGATCGTGTTCATCGGCGAGCATCCGCAGGCCTTCCATTTCATCGGCTTCGCGCTGGTGCTGGCCGGCGTGTTCGCGGCATCGCGGCGGCAGTCGGCGGCGTGA
- a CDS encoding DUF1330 domain-containing protein has product MGVDLLNVKGLSELDQAAPVVMLNLMRFRPRSLDGDGSGWDAYLRYSALTVPMIKARGGTLLWTGSAETVALGEPAGQRWDYLALVYYPSVAAFLDMMTSADYETRCDPHRRNGCEEHVIIATREAYSKFKVG; this is encoded by the coding sequence ATGGGTGTCGATCTCTTGAACGTCAAAGGCCTGAGCGAGCTGGATCAAGCGGCTCCGGTCGTGATGCTCAACCTGATGCGGTTTCGCCCGCGGTCGCTCGACGGCGACGGCTCGGGCTGGGATGCCTATCTACGCTACAGCGCGCTCACCGTCCCGATGATCAAGGCGCGCGGCGGCACGCTGCTGTGGACCGGCAGCGCCGAGACGGTCGCGCTGGGCGAGCCGGCCGGCCAGCGCTGGGATTATCTTGCGCTGGTCTATTACCCGAGCGTCGCTGCTTTCCTCGACATGATGACCTCGGCCGACTACGAGACCCGCTGCGACCCGCACCGCCGCAATGGCTGCGAGGAGCACGTCATCATCGCGACGCGCGAGGCCTACAGCAAGTTCAAGGTCGGGTGA
- a CDS encoding TetR/AcrR family transcriptional regulator, with translation MPPRSYVSPARSAAAAETRERVIEAASRTLREGESIARFSLDTVAKAAGVTRLTVYNQFGSRRGLLEAVFDEIARHGGLHQLADAMAMADPRAALDRMVEIFCGFWSRDSAVGRLHDAMATDPEFAEAVHERNERRRRGVTSLIDRIAGRGASPQARKDAVDLIFALTSYPTFASLSAGRSRDEVCRVVQTACHAALSNLSDPSS, from the coding sequence ATGCCGCCGCGCAGTTATGTGAGCCCGGCGCGCAGCGCCGCCGCCGCCGAGACCCGCGAGCGCGTGATCGAGGCCGCCTCGCGCACGCTGCGCGAGGGCGAGAGCATTGCGCGCTTCTCGCTGGATACGGTGGCGAAGGCCGCCGGCGTGACCCGGCTGACCGTCTACAACCAGTTCGGCTCGCGGCGCGGACTGCTCGAAGCCGTGTTCGACGAGATCGCACGCCACGGCGGGCTGCATCAGCTCGCCGATGCCATGGCGATGGCCGATCCGCGCGCCGCGCTCGACCGCATGGTCGAGATCTTCTGCGGATTCTGGAGCCGGGATTCCGCGGTCGGACGCCTGCACGACGCGATGGCGACCGATCCCGAATTCGCCGAAGCCGTGCACGAGCGCAACGAGCGCCGCCGCCGCGGCGTCACCTCATTGATCGACCGCATCGCCGGCAGGGGCGCGTCGCCGCAGGCCCGCAAGGACGCGGTCGACCTGATCTTCGCGCTGACGAGCTATCCGACCTTCGCCTCGCTGAGCGCAGGGCGGTCGCGGGATGAGGTCTGCCGCGTGGTGCAGACGGCCTGCCACGCGGCGCTTTCTAATCTGTCAGACCCGTCATCCTGA
- a CDS encoding LysR family transcriptional regulator, translating into MDEVDGRLVGGLVVLAALADARGFGRAAERLGMTQSGVSKAIAKLEARLDARLVHRTSRAVELTEEGRALYERVAGHLAGIGEAAAETSKSRDAVRGRLRVNVDPLFSRMVLAPKLSEFLLQNPGMELRIETRDRIADLVSDGFDLAVRFGEPVPSALIARRVLDARVLTVASPIYLERHGRPLDPRELASRDHQCIQAIDAATGRPFDWEFWRGGEVVPVVVNGRLTVSDSGTKLGACLAGFGIAQVIDIGIDDHLRSGALVELFPDWPDERFPLYVYYASRNHVPAKVRRFIDFITDTLAARPHSPRKAAGLRKAS; encoded by the coding sequence ATGGACGAAGTTGACGGTCGGTTGGTTGGTGGCCTCGTGGTCCTCGCGGCGCTGGCGGATGCGCGCGGTTTTGGCCGGGCCGCCGAACGGCTCGGCATGACGCAATCCGGGGTCAGCAAGGCGATCGCCAAGCTCGAGGCGCGCCTCGATGCCAGGCTTGTCCACCGTACCAGCCGCGCCGTCGAGCTCACCGAGGAAGGGCGCGCACTTTACGAGCGGGTTGCCGGGCATCTGGCCGGGATCGGCGAGGCGGCGGCGGAAACCTCGAAGTCGCGCGATGCGGTTCGTGGCAGGCTACGGGTCAATGTCGACCCGCTGTTCTCCCGCATGGTGCTGGCGCCGAAGCTGAGCGAATTCCTGCTGCAGAATCCGGGCATGGAGCTGCGTATCGAGACCCGCGACCGGATCGCGGATCTGGTCAGCGACGGGTTTGATCTGGCGGTGCGTTTCGGCGAGCCGGTACCGTCGGCGCTGATTGCGCGGCGCGTCCTCGATGCGCGCGTGCTCACCGTGGCCTCGCCGATTTATCTCGAACGACACGGCCGGCCGCTTGATCCGCGGGAGCTTGCGAGCCGCGACCATCAATGTATCCAGGCCATCGACGCGGCGACGGGGCGTCCCTTCGATTGGGAGTTTTGGCGCGGCGGCGAGGTGGTGCCGGTCGTGGTCAACGGCCGGCTGACCGTGTCCGATTCAGGAACCAAGCTCGGCGCTTGCCTGGCCGGCTTCGGCATCGCGCAGGTGATCGATATCGGCATCGACGATCACCTGAGGAGCGGCGCGCTGGTCGAGCTGTTTCCGGATTGGCCGGACGAGCGCTTTCCGCTCTACGTCTATTACGCCTCGCGTAACCACGTGCCGGCCAAGGTGCGGCGGTTCATCGACTTCATCACGGACACGCTGGCGGCAAGGCCACATTCGCCGCGCAAAGCCGCCGGCTTGCGCAAGGCGAGCTAG
- a CDS encoding LuxR family transcriptional regulator, whose protein sequence is MGLVDAISTIEASDTIDELSSSLHRIVQDYGFSGFAFVDAGRPDLDLPYHVGTYPDAWKRAYVQNEFVHADPALARSRRTNTPFSWSSLKLPERSGHKRAPEVKTMDAAREFGFKDGFVVPFHYRDRLGAVHSSSTVFFWEDEPRDFDKLFICHRHELHLLMIYWVQRAMDIVNRDQRNAPTILKPADAAETIKLTAREKEVIAWAARGKTVADTAQILGISPETVEGFIKQALRKLEASNKTHGVAKSIALGIIDL, encoded by the coding sequence ATGGGCCTGGTAGACGCGATTTCGACCATCGAGGCGTCGGATACCATCGACGAGCTCAGCTCGTCATTGCACCGTATTGTCCAGGACTATGGCTTCTCGGGCTTCGCCTTTGTCGATGCCGGCCGGCCCGACCTCGATCTGCCCTACCATGTCGGCACCTATCCCGACGCCTGGAAGCGGGCCTATGTGCAGAACGAGTTCGTCCATGCCGATCCGGCGCTGGCGCGGTCGCGACGCACCAACACGCCATTCAGCTGGAGCAGCCTGAAGCTGCCGGAGCGAAGCGGACACAAGCGGGCGCCCGAGGTCAAGACGATGGACGCCGCCCGGGAGTTCGGATTCAAGGACGGCTTCGTGGTGCCGTTCCACTATCGCGACCGGCTCGGCGCCGTGCACTCCAGTTCGACGGTGTTCTTCTGGGAGGATGAACCGCGCGATTTCGACAAGCTGTTCATCTGCCATCGCCATGAACTGCATCTGTTGATGATCTACTGGGTGCAGCGGGCGATGGATATCGTCAACCGCGACCAGCGCAACGCGCCGACCATCCTCAAGCCCGCCGACGCCGCCGAAACCATCAAGCTCACCGCGCGGGAGAAGGAAGTGATCGCCTGGGCGGCACGCGGCAAGACCGTGGCCGACACCGCGCAGATCCTCGGCATCTCGCCGGAGACGGTGGAAGGCTTCATCAAGCAGGCGCTGCGCAAGCTCGAGGCCTCCAACAAGACGCACGGGGTGGCGAAGAGCATCGCGCTCGGGATCATCGACTTGTGA
- a CDS encoding metal-dependent phosphohydrolase, which yields MMTLPELAADALGKFLGEYMQRRFGSSQTQLVEMVPSIARIAIECIGNSDALYHNVEHTMLVTLAGHAILRGRALHSHMSAEDYAHVIVACLTHDIGYVRGLFDADDENGYLVAADGRKVILPRGSSDAGLMSYHVDRSKIFVMERLKGVALLDKERIARAIEGTRFPQSAPDGDEEFGEEAILLRAADLIGQLGDPHYIRKANALYLEFEEAGLNRQLGYDSPADLVDLYPRFYWDSVAPHVQKAIRHLNITSTGRQWIANLYSNVFRAERDISLSGPQK from the coding sequence GTGATGACCCTTCCCGAACTTGCGGCCGACGCGCTCGGCAAATTCCTCGGCGAATACATGCAGCGCCGCTTCGGCTCTTCGCAGACCCAGCTCGTGGAGATGGTGCCCTCGATCGCGCGGATCGCCATCGAATGCATCGGCAACAGCGACGCGCTCTACCACAATGTCGAGCACACCATGCTGGTGACCCTGGCCGGCCACGCCATCCTGCGCGGCCGCGCGCTGCACTCGCACATGAGCGCCGAGGATTATGCGCATGTCATCGTCGCCTGCCTCACCCACGACATCGGCTACGTGCGCGGGTTGTTCGATGCCGACGACGAGAACGGCTATCTGGTCGCCGCCGATGGCCGCAAGGTGATCCTGCCGCGCGGCTCGTCGGATGCCGGGCTGATGTCCTATCACGTCGACCGCTCCAAGATCTTCGTGATGGAGCGGCTCAAGGGCGTCGCCCTCCTCGACAAGGAGCGCATCGCGCGCGCCATCGAGGGCACACGCTTTCCGCAGAGCGCGCCTGATGGCGATGAGGAGTTCGGCGAGGAGGCCATCCTGCTGCGGGCCGCCGACCTGATCGGCCAGCTCGGCGATCCCCATTACATCCGCAAGGCCAACGCGCTGTACCTCGAATTCGAGGAGGCCGGACTGAACCGCCAGCTCGGCTACGATTCGCCGGCCGATCTCGTCGACCTCTATCCGCGCTTCTACTGGGACAGCGTCGCACCACACGTGCAGAAGGCGATCCGTCACCTCAACATCACCTCCACCGGACGACAGTGGATCGCCAACCTCTACAGCAACGTGTTTCGCGCCGAGCGCGACATCTCGCTGTCGGGCCCGCAGAAATAG
- a CDS encoding MlaD family protein, translated as MARASNLVIGTLTLALIAGSLGGWLGYQRYAGIKRMVPFRVVFEGSASGLRRGASVNFAGVRIGEVVSIRLDRHRVVAMTRIEGNAPIRKDTQAGLEFQGLTGIASISFTGGTDEAPPPPLGADGIPELTADAEGTMGIQEKLRVALRNVDRVITENEADIKDSLLGLENFTNSLSGNGELIAGFIDAADDGISTVDAKLTSADKFLKSFGSDKYGGELLPTVISLRELIESFDKKSGAMIAETRKTLSDVSQSVNKFNEKFVQPAARR; from the coding sequence ATGGCGCGCGCCAGCAATCTCGTGATCGGCACCCTGACGCTGGCCCTGATCGCCGGCTCGCTCGGCGGCTGGCTGGGCTATCAGCGCTATGCCGGCATCAAGCGGATGGTGCCGTTCCGCGTCGTGTTCGAGGGCTCGGCGTCGGGCCTGCGCCGCGGCGCCAGCGTCAACTTCGCCGGCGTGCGGATCGGCGAGGTGGTCTCGATCCGGCTCGACCGTCACCGCGTGGTGGCGATGACGCGGATCGAGGGCAACGCCCCGATCAGGAAGGACACCCAGGCCGGCCTCGAATTCCAGGGCCTCACCGGGATCGCCTCGATCTCCTTCACCGGCGGCACCGACGAAGCCCCTCCGCCGCCGCTCGGCGCCGACGGCATTCCCGAGCTGACCGCCGACGCCGAAGGCACGATGGGCATCCAGGAGAAGCTGCGCGTCGCGCTGCGCAATGTCGACCGCGTCATCACCGAGAACGAGGCCGACATCAAGGACTCGCTGCTCGGGCTCGAGAACTTCACCAACTCGCTGTCGGGCAATGGCGAGCTGATCGCCGGCTTCATCGACGCCGCCGACGACGGCATCAGCACTGTCGACGCCAAGCTGACCTCGGCCGACAAGTTCCTGAAGAGCTTCGGTAGCGACAAATATGGCGGCGAGTTGCTGCCGACCGTGATCTCGCTGCGCGAGCTGATCGAGAGCTTCGACAAGAAGTCCGGCGCCATGATCGCCGAGACCCGCAAGACGCTCAGCGACGTCAGCCAGTCCGTCAACAAGTTCAACGAGAAATTTGTCCAGCCCGCCGCCAGGCGCTAG